ttgttttaagctattactgctgctgtggtgcattttttttttttaatgttaataATGCAAATCAAGGGAAATGAAATAATATGCATAATTCGCAAAACTTAATAATTCAGCAAGGCTGGAGGCCCTATTATGCCTAGTTATAAGGGTTTTAATGTATAACAATCTACTTCTAAGCATAAACAGGCTATCAGAAGCCCAATCTTGTCACTCACAAATGATGAATGGTAAAGGTTACCTTTCCCAGTAGGAAGATTGAGCTTGATGGGGTGTTTAAACTCAAACTCCTCCATCATTAGTGTTTCTCTACATAATTCATACTTTTTCAAGGAATTAAGGAAGCAGTTGTGGTGAGTAAATGGTTAATGTTCTGATCCTGCAATGTTAAAGATGCTGAACATCTAAGCAAGTTAGTCTTTCCGCATTGGAATCCAACTATTAATATTTGCCAGCAAGTAACTGAGTCAGTTGCAGTACAAAGTAGTATATAGttagaatataaaaaatgcTTAGGGCTCCAAAGTGACACTACAAATATACAATCATAAATTTATTTAGGCTTTGACAGCATACTTCCTCATGGGGAAGTTCCATCTCCTCTTGGACTCCTTGGCAGTCATAATCTGCAGCTCCCGACGGGTAAGTCCACGGCGGATTGAGCGGGTCTTCTTGGGGCGCAGATCAAGGGGCTTGAACTTCTTGTTCTGTGGAAAAATTTATATTTGTATCTATGGGTGTaaattttcatttcttcatttaaaCATTGTGCATGTCCTTATCAAGGAATATGATTGATGCTCCAGCTCTGGTTCCACAAAATTCCATTAAAGCAATTAACCTCTCTGCTTTCAAACCCAAACCAATGGCCCCCTACCACACTCCTCACCAGCAGAAATGGTAGAGACTGAAGCTGCTAATGGTTACAACAGTTAAtgctgaacagagagagagagagagagagagagagagagagagagagagagagagagagagagagagagagagagagagagagagagagagagagagagagagagagagagagagactgtccaTCTACAAAACCCTTGACTTCAAGCACAATTGAATTTTAATATGTCCATCTACAAAACTCTTGACTTAAAGCACAATTAAATATAACAATGCACAATTGAATATTATACATAATCTCAAATAAATGTCCTTATAAGttctcttcatttaatttttttttcaagagcaTGGAAGGTTATCTATAAATAAGTTTTTATCATGTTCTTTAGATATTCCTAAAGAATCATTTATCATACAAGACATCAATGTAAGCATTCTTACACTGCACTGATATTCAGTTTGAGTACTGGGAATTTGTATGGCTTGCTTTGTAAAACTTAATCTTTAAACTCTGCATTTTGCAGTCAATTCCTCTTTGACTGCCATTCCTGTGAAAGTTTTTCTTTGACAATCTGATTTATATTATCAATCAATCACTACAAAATCCTGTGCTTAGCTGGTTCCTCTGTCTGTCAAGCCACACAATACCTATAAtggaaattttattttttatccaagATAAGTGAAAACTTGTATTTCATGGTAATACATGGTCATATCATCATGCGGACAAAGATGTTCATCATTCTTGTACCTTATCATCTGCACTACCATCTTCATTCTCAACTTATTTGGTGAATTCCTTTCTGAATTCATGGACAGTCAGACTCCTTGAATTCCCTTCTCAGCAGGAACACTTTCCCTTATTATTTCCTCCACCTCTGATCTCTTTGATATCTTTTACCCATCCCTTGTCATTCACCTTAAGAAGTAATCAATGACTTGTCACCATCTCATTTCTCTCACCAAATTAGGAATTGCATACATGACCCACAGCATTCCTACTCAAATAAATCACTTGCACTCTCACACAGCCAGCGGCGTCACATGAGGCAACTTTCTCCCAACATGCTGGCTGTTTTTGTTGGCAGTTGTTTGCAGTTTTGTTTGCAGCACCAAACATCTTGTTGCTCATTTTCTATTGTCAGTTACAACAGAAAACGGTTGTGTTGTTGGACATGTTGAGAGTATTTGTAGTCAAGTGAAAGTCATGTTACAAGTTATAATAAATGTAAACCTAATATAAACTACTGTACTTTGAGACAAATTGTCAACTACAAAACTTAAAAAGTACATGTGCAACCATGACTTGATTGTCTGGTATGTGAAATTACTTACTATTACCTGACAACTGCAGCTGGCAAGATAAACAATGTCATGATAGTCACAGCCTATATGCACTGCCAAGTGGAGCAAAAGATTTAGTAAGTAGTGTTGTTCCATCATCAAATAAAagccaataaaaaaacaatgcagTTGTATATAGTAACatataattttgtgtgtaaGCCCAGGCACACATTTAGACTCAGAGAATGAGTTCAAGaaagtaatgttattgtatgaCTTTGGTAAAAGTAAGTCAatgtgaaggagtggatacataaaaaaagagaaatgcacATGGAGAATTTGCTTTAACCTCCAAGATGTCTGATGGAAGATACATGAACTATTTCATATAAAGCCAAGATCAATTTGAAGATGTGCACAGTATGATACAAAATGTCATATCTTCTGAATGATGTAGAACCCAAAATCCAATAGGAAGCAGAGAAAAACTGGCTATCTTTAGGGTACTGTCATGCTGTGCTGCAACTATGCAGGAAACTGTTTCAAGAGCTGTGGCACAGGCCAATACAGATCTACACCTGCACTGTGCTGCCCTGCAACCAACATGCACACTTACATCTAAAACAGTAAGATGCAGTTTTCTGCCCTGCCCTGTGTTAAGTTGCCCGTGTCTCAACGTCCACCTCGGCTTCAACATGAATGCaataattaaagaaacaatCTCACCTTGTAGAATTTTCTCAAGTTCTCCTTGGTCTTCTGGTTGATGACAATCATGACGCGGGCAATTGACTTGCGCACGACACGGCTGGCAAAGAAAAGGGTACAGGGTTACAGAAAGAACACTTCATATCACATCCCAACAACTCAGCATCTTCCTCGGTGCTATCAATCCTCTTTCTCTATCACAGGTTAAAATATATCATCATGAGGACTCAACTTTTTCTGACATTATCTCAATACTCCTCTTAAAGGTAGGTAGGGTTGTAGAATCTCTACTCttccccacccatccacccatacaAGGTACATGATTGGTAACCTGCCAGGTTCCAAGGTCATAACTCTTTGGCTTTAATATCAAATAATTTCTAGCACCAAAGTCTGCTATGGCTCATAACTGATAGGTGTTAGCCATGTCATCAATGCAACTGTGTGATAACTAGTCTGTTCAAACAAAGAAGGTAAATTTGCACCTAGAAGCCCTTGTCTCAAATGACTGACTATTGATATGTGGAAGTATATCAGGGAGACTTACCTAGGCATATTTCATTTTGATCATAAATATGAATTTCCAGTAATGTTTCCACAAGCTATGAATATCAGCAGTACATAGAAATTATACATCATGGTAAGAAATATAAACAGACAATTGAAAAAAGAACAATTTTGTTTCAAAGCCAATGTGAATTTTTTTGAGTATCCAAGTATAGTGCAGAAGCATGATTTAGTCACATACATTTTGATCACAGATACATGTTTCTGATGGTAATTGCTCATTATGAAAACCAGTAATACAAAAATGTTAGACCActgtaaaggaaaaaacaggCAGTTGAGGAAAAgctattataaaaaaattactGGAAGTAGTAGTGTAGTGTCTGCTCTCAATTGGAAATGCATGACTGGTAGGTAGGCTGTGACGTCATCACACCCAGGCCAGGCGACAAGACAATACATGTCACCAATATACTTccttacattatcaacaggtgAAAGGGAGCAGAGCCTAACCAGCAAAGGGTAGTTTATCAGTGCAAATTTACCTTCATTATTTGAACTGACCAAAACCAAGTTGTTATCCCATAACCATGTAGTACTTATGTTAGATGCCTCTATACAATACTGTGATACTGTTGTCTACTGCAGAGAATGGGAAGCGAGTTACACCAAGGACTCTGTATTGTACGACAGTCCACTCTAATGGGCGAGCTGGTCACCGCATGAACGCAGTGCCGCCAAATGGCCAGAGGGTTAAAACACTCAGCCACCACACAAAAGAATATGTGAAGAGAAGCAATTTGTTGAATCATGCAGCTTTTTATTCACATATATGTTGCCAAAATTGGTATTTGATCATGCTCAGTAATGAGGAATAAATGAAGCAGAAGAACTGAATGTGCAAATACATGATGACAGATAGCCTTTAAAGTTCATAATTATGCAACAGCAGTTAACAATATTAATGGAGGTTTCTAGCATCAAGCAGCATGGAAGGCAGAATAGCCTTCTCTTTCACCAATTCACTCACATCTTTGAGAGTTTGGAAGCTGCTCCACCAGTCACCTTGGCCACCCGCAGGCCAGACAGCTCCTGTTTGAGCTCCTCCAGCTGCTTGAGGAgctcatctttcttcttgttgcGAAGGTCACTGCACTTGACCTTGACCTGCCAGAggaaaatttattattattaggacaATGAGGACTTGTTAGCCACACCACAGCTTTCCCCTGCTTCCATATGAATTCTCCCCATTACAACAGTGCtcaatgaagaaagaataaataaacaaataaataaaagaggagcTGTATCCATAAATGTATTCCCATTAAATTTGGTAAAGACACCTACATTCTTAACAACATGTGCTGGACAAATGGACTGAATAATTTTTTGATAAGGTACATACTGAAAGTTTAAAGAAAAACCTTTATTCCTAGTAGATTTTGATGTTTAGTATTAACTGAATACTGTGCAAAACTGGGCCAAGATAGTCTGCCATTAGTGACAGATAAGATTAACTCCCATCAGGATCAAGATTTCAACCCATCAAACAGATCATGGCAGAAAATTCACAGAAATTACATTGTGAAGACCTCATATTGAGATAAGTAACAATGTAGTAGTGAACAAAGATCACATCACCACTCTCCTCCTACAATTTTACCAATAATTCAACTCATTCCAAAGTAATCTTAACATTTAACCTGTCAGCATTTACTTTTAATTACtccatttcaatatttttctgtATAATAAATTCTTTAACAATTTCTTTCTCGGTTAATCTGGATATCACGTGCATGTTACGTACAAGCATGAAACTCACATGCCATGTAGAAGGTTCGATGACCttgccgtaaaaaaaaaaaaaaaaacgggggggGGGGACATTTCTCCACACTCAAATGTGGAGAAATTTGACATTTTCTGAGTCCAGAGAGCTCTGCACCAGTCAAGAGTAGACAATGAAatgattttttgtttataactgggatttgtgggtagtggcatattaggatttcatggtatctatacAGCTGATCCCTCCAATCACACGCTGCCACTTGTGAGGCCATTCCTGAGGCCACCAATTACGACTTTCCACAGTAGGTTCAtttacacttttcatttgtttttgagACGTGTCAGGCGTTATGATAGAGGCTTTGAGGTTTGGTTAACGTCCTAGCAGGGGAGtgtcgggggggggggggggcgcagCTTCCCtggctaggataggttagggaaatttccttaatttttttttttttaacacccAGCCTCCAAGCTTGTTtgaggggttaggttaggggagggaatgggggaggcaatctttttttttttctatccataaAATAACTAAACATAGGTCCACCAAATGAGTACTGTGGGTCTGAAATCAACCCTGCCAGGCATTAGCTCAGCAAAGCACAAGCAAAACACTACTGAAGAACCTCACCACGGCCTCCACACGAGTACGACTGACCTATCAAAATAATTCCGACAAATATTAATGAACAGTATATAGCAAGGAGGAATGATGACCGAAAGTATGGGCTAACAAACTAGCCCTTACCTAACCCTAGCTAAATGTGAAACTAACCCAATCCAAATTTTACCGCATCACCATCTACTCTAACATTAACTTAGCAATATTTACAACCTAGCGTATTTCGAAGACACCCTCTATTTCAACAGCACCTGTTATAAGCAAGGCACTGCATATGTTAGGCAGCAAACCTACCCAAAATAAAGTcatgatggagggaggaagaaataaacaaatccaCCCGAAGTACAGCCATCAGCCAACATCAGATTTCCCCACCCCGCATAAACGGGCTTAATTGAACAGAAATCCGGTCTCCGCCGTAGTATTTCCATGCTAAATATGCCTATTTACATACTCAGCAACTTATCTGTATATAGTATCCTTTAGTTTGTTGGCGGATGACTGAGAAAAAACGCGACACAAATTGACACTCACCATTGTGTCGGATGGTCGGTGTGGAAGGGACTCCTTCCTCGGTGCAGCGAAATAAACAGAGGGACACAAGACGGTAGAGATGCGCACTTAGGGAACCCACTCCTCTTTTCAATGATTTGGGCTATTCTCTTCGTGATTTCCTTGCCAAGTTGATGGAAATTGGGGTGATATTAAGATAACATTAGCATTTCCATTCAAGggcttagattaggttaggtttagaatAATTCAGTTCATTTTTAATCCCTTCatggtgtacttttttttttttttttactcagaaATAAGTAGTCACTGTCTCGAAATTATTAAACAAGGGTAGATTTACATTAATGAGGTAATTTGAACTTcaactactgctacaacaacaacaacaactactactactaatactattaaacagtgatagtagcagtagtagctaGTAGCACACTGCTCATTAAAGCGCTATCTTTATTACTGTTACTCTTTATCTTAAACTGTTTATCTTCTGTCTTCTATTGACAACTCAATTTATCAtacaggaggcagtagacacttgccgaaacaataattacttcccgtgaggtctaaagcactgttcagaggatgctgtgaacttatcattaaacccaactgtgacctcacagaacgtttccctttgtgtctcacaacacaaggggcagtcacagcctgccctataaagacaactctcctcctccacacaaaactacaaacaccaataacacacacacccttcactcaaaaatttcaaaatcatcatggcgactcctacaccagcctcggagtcctcatctggggaggggaccataaatgtccccaggtcggactgcctttctgtcgacgaccctaagcgtcttgacacccccctcaactttttcttcattaacttctgcaacattcacggtctaagatctactTTTCAAtgtgtagaacaccacctctcctcttctaaacctcatcttttcctcactgaaactcaggtgtctgaggcaactgacagtagccccttttctgttccctcctactttctctatccttattttcgatccaaagctggatgttgcgtttatgttgcgcaatgacttaacctgctctcgtgcccacgctcttgaatcttccgatttttccaccatctggctacgactacagagtcactctcaaactaaatttatctgtgctgtatacctttcacctaactcctctgattataagaaattctttgactacttaatttccaaagtggagcacattctgaccctcttccctcatctctattcttggagaattcaatgttcaccaccagctctggctttcctctcccttcactgaccatcctggtgaactagccttcatctttgctatcctccacgacctagagcaattggtgcaacaccctactcgtattcctgaccgtcttggagatacacccaacattcttgaccttttcctgacctctaatccttctgcttatgctgtcaccctttcttctccgttgggctcctctgatcacaatctcatatctgtatcttgtcctattgctccaatccctcctcaggatccccctaagcgaaggtgcctctggcgttttgcctctgctagttggggggacctgaggaggtattttgctgattttccttggaatgattactgcttccatgtcagagacctgtcttagaacataagaacataagaaataagggaagctgcaagaagtgaccaggtttacatgtggcagtccctgtatgaaatatacctacctatttccatctattatccccataaataaacttgtctaatcttctcttaaagctctctagtgtcctagcactaacaacatgattactgagtccattccactcatctaccactctatttgagaaccaattttttcctatctccttcctaaacctaaatttttcaagcttgtacccgtcatttcttgttctacgctggttgctgatcctaagaattttgcttacatctcccttgttataacccttataccacttaaagacttatatcaggtcccctcttaacctacgtctctctaaagaatgtaaatttaacagcttcaacctcacctcgtaaggaatactcctcatcccctgtatccttttagtcattctcctctgtactgattctaatagacctatatctttcctgtaatgtggggaccagaactgcacagcgtagtctagatgaggtctgaccagagccaagtataactttaatactacttccggccttctacttttagcactcctaaaaattaatcctagtaccctatttgccctgtttctggcttttatgcattgtttccctagatggAGTAcagagttaactataactcctaaatctttctcataccctgtacctaccagagtttggttgtttaatgtgtacctacattttacctacaactgaagttaagctgacaggtctataattagacgctaaagttttatctcctttcttaaagatgggtactacattagcctgcctccattactggtacctcacccgactccagtgatttcctaaagacagaaactaacggctcactaataatctctttgcattccttaagtaccctgggatatatttcatctggtcctggtgtcttgaactttttttgcctatctatctcctgttccactatctccctagttatggaaatatatgtcagcttctcattctcatctgctctaaacacttGTTCACTACCTGGCATATCctgtatgttttcctgggtgaagacagttaaaaaatactcattcagaagtttactaatctcctccccagaactaaccagctccccatctgctgcctttaatggacctatagtatccttattctttgtcctgtatacctgataaaatcccttggggtccgtcttcgcctggctggctacctttaattcataattgttcttagctttcctcgttaacttcctgactgttctaactaattcattatattgtgtccttaaaacttcttcacctgctcttaatctcttatatatacttctcttatgccctatataatgctttaacctagcagtcatccatttagggtcatttttttttgcgatcttattgtcctatccgggatgtttgctaactgacctgtatgaactttatctacgaaatatttatacaattcatctacatttacctcacctaatcccctcattgcagcccctaccatcctctccactccctcagcTATTCACCTTGAACTCACCTCtttcatttcagcatgacctgacattccaacatactcacacctatctcccccttcctctttcctcctccccttccggacacatctttcctcctcttgtcctacacactcacgcctcacctcacctctctcatcctgccttatctctctgaactccgtccctgacctgacctcaccctgcatgctttgccagtccactccttggaggtatctttttaattcttcaaaatctgctctcctaaagtcaggtattttactagtgtttttgtttctaacagtttcttcccattctaaattgtacctaatttccctatggtcactgttacctagctgtcctccaacgtctacctgcgtgactgcttcctccctgttagtaagaattaaatctagaatattattccccctcgtgggttctacgactacctgttttaaaaaattatcctgaattaccttaagaaatttctctgcttccttgttacccacaatcagatattactaaaattaaaatctcctaccacacatacctgactgtacctgcctgctctatttaattcctgccacagtgaggtgttaatttcctctgtactggtcggtggtctgtaaactacccctagtactactgactgcgatccttccttaatatctacccatatcgactctgctttgttatctgttttaattctattgttcatacaacactaatgtgtccctaacataTAACGcgatgcctcctcctctcctgttttccctatctttatagaacattgtataaccatctatcttaacctttggattaaatacttttcctgacatatctaaccaagtttcagttaaagcaatgatatcaaatttctctacactcgctattcctctaagcaagtctattttattcagaatacttctacagtttgtgtagtaaacacttaagctatttctcaccttccctgagctagctacctttctagatttaactaatttgcccctcgccttctcctcactaccccttcttccctcccgactaacgaaaaaagtgctggagtgcagttacctcctgCTCAAGCGTTTCAGCCAAAACAcaaacaccctggcgtgataaatgcactccatcgtACAAGGTGTCtctaccatagaaaaggtcccagttgttgATGAACGTCTATCCActactcttacaatgattcgctagcctgcgattcactgtaatagccctggacagccactcagcaccaactcccctcctcggcaagacaccacataccacgggaatccctcccttgtccctaatcctgtccaatgcctgtcgaaacctcccgataagctcctcactcctgaccttaccaaggtcattccctcctgcactgagaaaaacaatgggcttggtcccatctttttccaagcatgtgtctagcctatcagctaccttccctatcccggcccccggcaaacacaccctcaacctacgcttcctatccctagcacagaacgcactatctaagtgcatAACCTGACTATctccaaacacaagcactctaccttggggcagggtaactgcatctgccccctccttcttgcctcctcccgccctgtccacctccttctccttcccttccttcagcacattgaagggattcttcgtctccacgcaaggtgccctgaggaccttcaccctctGGGGTCCCCTGCACAccaccgaccactgctcctctgtcaccttactaggtaaggtgatggtggggcacgaccctcccacaggtgctgagatcctctcacagtACTCAGCCTGCatgtctgagatcctctcacgaaactcagcctgcacctccgagatccttcgaaggaactcagcctccacctctgagaccttcgcaacgaaggcctcgagaacaggagaactaacacaacaagacgactcagcaacacaaggcaccatgtctacactagccagctatattactgtcaggtcactgctcactaaacacgtccgttcattttcgtctttgtgtgctgagcgcataacagaggtgatagtatctggcatggaggcatacattcctcactctttttcttgacctaaaccttctaaaccttggtttaacacagcttgttcttgtactatacatgatagagagtggcccacaaagggtacttaagccttccatcatcagaatctcatgcactttatatttctgcctggaatcatgccaagtctgttctccaactagccaaaaactcctccattaacaaaaagtgtcaaaacctttcaagatctaactccccttgtgacttctggtatctagccaaaaatatctccaataactttgcttcttctttccctcctttatttcaaccaaatggcaccactgctatcacatctatttctaaagctgaactctttgctaaaACCTatggtaaaaactctaccttggatgattctgggcttgttcctccctctcctccaccctctgactacttcatgccacctattaaaattcttcacaatgatgttttccatgcccttgttggcctaaaccctcggaaggcttatggatctgatggggtccctcctattgttctccaaaactgtgcctccatgcttgcaccttgcttaatcacactctttcagctctgtctgtcaacatctacctttccttcttgctggaagtttgcctacattcagcctgttcctaaaaagggtgaccattataatcccacaaactaccgtcctattggtttaatttcctgcctatctaaagttttt
This genomic interval from Scylla paramamosain isolate STU-SP2022 chromosome 7, ASM3559412v1, whole genome shotgun sequence contains the following:
- the LOC135102271 gene encoding large ribosomal subunit protein uL29-like, which produces MVKVKCSDLRNKKKDELLKQLEELKQELSGLRVAKVTGGAASKLSKIRVVRKSIARVMIVINQKTKENLRKFYKNKKFKPLDLRPKKTRSIRRGLTRRELQIMTAKESKRRWNFPMRKYAVKA